Proteins co-encoded in one Dasypus novemcinctus isolate mDasNov1 chromosome 18, mDasNov1.1.hap2, whole genome shotgun sequence genomic window:
- the POLD1 gene encoding DNA polymerase delta catalytic subunit isoform X2, giving the protein MDGKRRPGSEPGVPPKRARGGLWDEDEAPRPSQFEEELALMEEMEAEHRLQEQEEEELRSAVEGAADGHFSPADIDPRWLRPAPPPLDPQEEPLIFQQLEIDHYVGPARALPGAPPPALGSAPVLRAFGVTDDGVSVCCHIHGFAPYFYTPAPPGFGPEHLAELQRELSAAISRDQRSGKELAGPPVLAVELCARESMFGYHGHGPAAFLRVTLALPRLLAPARRLLEQGLRLAGLGTPSFPPYEANVDFEIRFMVDADIVGCNWLELPAGKYDLRPEEKGKTTLCQLEADVLWSDVVSHPPEGPWQRIAPLRVLSFDIECAGRKGIFPEPERDPVIQICSLGLRWGEPEPFLRLALTLRPCAPILGAKVQSYEREDQLLQAWAAFIRIMDPDVITGYNIQNFDLPYLISRAQTLKVPSFPFLGRVAGLRSTIRDSSFQSKQTGRRDSKVVSMVGRVQMDMLQVLLREYKLRSYTLNAVSFHFLGEQKEDVQHSIITDLQNGNEQTRRRLAVYCLKDAFLPLRLLERLMVLVNAMEMARVTGVPLGYLLSRGQQVKVVSQLLRQAMREGLVMPVVKTEGGEDYTGATVIEPLKGYYDVPIATLDFSSLYPSIMMAHNLCYTTLLRPGAAQKLGLTSDQFIKTPTGDEFVKTSVRKGLLPQILENLLSARKRAKAELAKETDPLRRQVLDGRQLALKVSANSVYGFTGAQVGKLPCLEISQSVTGFGRQMIEKTKQLVESKYTVENGYSTDAKVVYGDTDSVMCRFGVSSVAEAMALGREAADWVSGHFPSPIRLEFEKVYFPYLLISKKRYAGLLFSSRPDAHDRMDCKGLEAVRRDNCPLVANLVTASLRRLLIDRDPAGAVAHAQDVISDLLCNRIDISQLVITKELTRAAADYAGKQAHVQLAERMRKRDPGSAPSLGDRVPYVIIGAAKGVAAYMKSEDPLFVLEHSLPIDTQYYLEQQLAKPLLRIFEPILGEGRAEAVLLRGEHTRCKTVLTGKVGGLLAFAQRRSCCVGCRSVLSHQGAVCRFCQPRESELYQKEVSHLNALEERFSRLWTQCQRCQGSLHEDVICTRLDGPHFSCLYPDGVFYDLDSCKHPGYPDADGAPDAMWDWAPPVPATPYEAFDPATAAFGAPQGIQLCYGPTYSPEGGLDAPASLEALGPGLPAYPTENFASQALAPPAFAPYPSPALSEEEDLLLDSPALEVSDSETDEALAAGAEGRGSEAGARKKLRLYQFLLGLLTRGDMRECVWWVEPGAGVFQFSSKHKELLARRWGQQKGNRKRMTYQKLARALRNYAKTGEIRKVKRKLTYQFDSALLPGARRP; this is encoded by the exons ATGGATGGCAAGCGGCGACCAGGCTCGGAGCCTGGGGTGCCCCCGAAACGGGCCCGTGGGGGCCTGTGGGACGAGGACGAGGCACCTCGGCCGTCCCAGTTCGAGGAGGAGCTGGCGCTGATGGAGGAGATGGAGGCGGAGCACAGATTGcaagagcaggaggaggaggagctgcgGTCGGCCGTGGAGGGGGCTGCAGACG GCCACTTCTCCCCGGCAGACATCGATCCCCGCTGGCTTcggcctgccccgccccccctgGACCCCCAGGAGGAGCCCCTCATCTTCCAGCAGCTGGAGATCGACCACTATGTGG GCCCAGCGCGGGCCCTGCCCGGGGCGCCCCCTCCGGCCCTCGGCTCCGCACCTGTGCTCCGCGCCTTCGGGGTCACCGACGACGGCGTCTCAGTCTGCTGCCACATCCACGGCTTCGCGCCCTACTTCTACACGCCCGCGCCCCCCG gtttCGGGCCCGAGCACCTGGCCGAGCTGCAGCGGGAGCTGAGCGCCGCCATCAGCCGGGACCAGCGCAGCGGGAAGGAGCTCGCGGGGCCGCCGGTGCTGGCCGTGGAGCTGTGCGCGCGCGAGA GCATGTTCGGGTACCACGGGCACGGCCCCGCCGCCTTCCTGCGCGTCACGCTGGCCCTGCCGCGCCTGCTggcccccgcccgccgcctgctGGAGCAGGGCCTGCGCCTGGCCGGCCTCGGCACCCCCAGCTTCCCGCCCTACGAGGCCAACGTGGACTTCGAGATCCG GTTCATGGTGGACGCGGACATCGTGGGCTGCAACTGGCTGGAGCTGCCGGCTGGCAAATACGACCTGAGGCCCGAGGAGAAGGGCAAG ACGACGCTGTGCCAGCTGGAGGCCGACGTGCTGTGGTCGGACGTGGTGAGCCACCCGCCAGAGGGGCCTTGGCAGCGCATCGCGCCCCTGCGCGTGCTCAGCTTCGACATCGAGTGCGCCGGCCGCAAAG GCATCTTCCCTGAGCCGGAGCGGGACCCTGTCATCCAGATCTGCTCGCTGGGCCTGCGCTGGGGTGAGCCGGAGCCCTTCCTGCGCCTGGCGCTCACCCTGCGGCCCTGCGCGCCCATCCTGGGCGCCAAGGTGCAGAGCTACGAGCGGGAGGACCAGCTGCTGCAG GCTTGGGCGGCCTTCATCCGCATCATGGATCCCGACGTGATCACTGGCTACAACATCCAGAACTTCGACCTCCCGTACCTCATTTCCCGCGCCCAGACGCTCAAG GTGCCGTCCTTCCCCTTCCTGGGCCGCGTGGCTGGCCTCCGCTCCACCATCCGGGACTCCTCGTTCCAGTCCAAGCAGACGGGCCGGCGGGACAGCAAGGTGGTCAGCATGGTGGGCCGCGTGCAGATGGACATGCTGCAG GTGCTGCTGCGGGAGTACAAGCTGCGCTCCTACACGCTCAACGCCGTGAGCTTCCACTTCCTGGGCGAGCAGAAGGAGGACGTGCAGCACAGCATCATCACCGACCTGCAG AACGGGAACGAGCAGACGCGCCGCCGCCTGGCCGTGTACTGCCTCAAGGACGCCTTCCTGCCGCTGCGCCTGCTGGAGCGCCTCATGGTGCTGGTGAACGCCATGGAGATGGCGCGCGTCACGGGCGTGCCCCTCGGCTACCTGCTCAGCCGAGGCCAGCAGGTCAAGGTCGTGTCCCAGCTGCTGCGGCAG GCCATGCGCGAGGGGCTGGTGATGCCGGTGGTGAAGACGGAGGGAGGCGAGGACTACACGGGCGCCACCGTCATCGAGCCGCTCAAGGG GTACTACGACGTCCCCATCGCCACCCTGGACTTCTCCTCGCTGTACCCGTCCATCATGATGGCCCACAACCTGTGCTACACCACGCTCCTGCGGCCCGGGGCCGCCCAGAAGCTGGG CCTAACCTCGGACCAGTTCATCAAGACGCCCACGGGGGACGAGTTCGTGAAGACGTCGGTGCGCAAGGGGCTGCTGCCGCAGATCCTGGAGAACCTGCTCAGTGCCCGGAAGAG GGCCAAAGCAGAGCTGGCCAAGGAGACGGACCCGCTGCGCCGGCAGGTCTTGGATGGGCGGCAGCTGGCGCTGAAGGTGAGCGCCAACTCCGTGTACGGCTTCACCGGCGCCCAGGTGGGCAAGCTGCCGTGCCTGGAGATCTCTCAG AGCGTCACTGGCTTTGGGCGTCAGATGATCGAGAAGACAAAGCAACTGGTGGAGTCCAAGTACACGGTGGAAAACGGCTACAGCACCGACGCCAAG GTGGTGTACGGTGACACCGACTCTGTCATGTGCCGATTCGGCGTCTCCTCTGTGGCCGAGGCGATGGCCCTGGGGCGGGAGGCTGCAGACTGGGTGTCGGGCCACTTCCCCTCACCTATCCGGCTTGAGTTCGAGAAG GTCTACTTCCCCTACCTGCTCATCAGCAAGAAGCGCTACGCCGGCCTGCTCTTCTCCTCGCGCCCCGACGCCCACGACCGCATGGACTGCAAGGGGCTGGAGGCCGTGCGCAGGGACAACTGCCCCCTCGTGGCCAACCTCGTCACCGCCTCGCTGCGCCGCCTGCTCATCGACCG ggaCCCGGCGGGCGCCGTGGCCCACGCACAGGACGTCATCTCGGACCTGCTGTGCAATCGCATCGACATCTCCCAGCTGGTCATCACCAAGGAGCTGACGCGCGCGGCCGCCGACTACGCGGGCAAGCAGGCCCACGTGCAGCTGGCCGAGAG GATGAGGAAGCGGGACCCCGGGAGTGCGCCCAGCCTGGGCGACCGCGTGCCCTACGTGATCATTGGCGCCGCCAAGGGCGTGGCCGCCTACATGAAGTCCGAG GACCCGCTCTTCGTGCTGGAGCACAGCCTGCCCATCGACACGCAGTACTACCTGGAGCAGCAGCTCGCCAAGCCGCTCCTGCGCATCTTCGAGCCCATCCTGGGCGAGGGCCGCGCCGAGGCCGTGCTGCTGC GTGGGGAGCACACCCGCTGCAAGACGGTGCTCACGGGCAAGGTGGGCGGCCTCCTGGCCTTCGCCCAGCGCCGCAGCTGCTGCGTCGGCTGCCGCTCCGTGCTCAGCCACCAGG GAGCCGTGTGCAGGTTCTGCCAGCCCCGGGAGTCGGAGCTGTACCAGAAGGAG GTGTCCCACCTGAACGCCCTGGAGGAGCGCTTCTCGCGCCTCTGGACGCAGTGCCAGCGCTGCCAGGGCAGCCTGCACGAGGACGTCATCTGCACCAG GCTCGACGGGCCACACTTCAGCTGCCTG TACCCGGATGGCGTCTTCTACGACCTGGACAGCTGCAAGCACCCGGGCTACCCCGATGCAGACGGGGCTCCCG ACGCAATGTGGGACTGGGCCCCGCCCGTGCCCGCCACGCCCTACGAGGCCTTCGACCCTGCAACGGCGGCCTTCGGCGCCCCCCAGGGCATCCAGCTCTGCTACGGCCCCACCTACAGTCCCGAGGGGGGCCTCGACGCCCCCGCCAGCCTGGAGGCGCTGGGGCCTGGCCTCCCAGCGTACCCCACAGAGAACTTCGCCAGCCAG GCCCTGGCGCCCCCGGCCTTCGCCCCGTACCCCAGCCCCGCGCTGTCGGAGGAGGAGGACCTGCTGCTGGACAGCCCCGCCCTGGAGGTGTCGGACAGCGAGACGGACGAGGCGCTGGCAGCGGGCGCCGAGGGCAGGGGCTCCGAGGCAG GGGCCCGCAAGAAGCTGCGCCTGTACCAGTTCCTGCTGGGGCTGCTGACGCGCGGGGACATGCGCGAGTGCGTGTGGTGGGTGGAGCCGGGCGCCGGCGTCTTCCAGTTCTCCTCGAAGCACAAGGAGCTCCTGGCGCGCCGCTGGGGCCAGCAGAAGGGCAACCGCAAGCGCATGACCTACCAGAAGCTGGCGCGGGCGCTGCGCAACTACGCCAAGACCGGCGAGATCCGCAAGGTCAAGCGCAAGCTCACCTACCAGTTCGACAGCGCGCTGCTGCCCGGCGCCCGCCGCCCCTGA
- the POLD1 gene encoding DNA polymerase delta catalytic subunit isoform X1 gives MDGKRRPGSEPGVPPKRARGGLWDEDEAPRPSQFEEELALMEEMEAEHRLQEQEEEELRSAVEGAADGHFSPADIDPRWLRPAPPPLDPQEEPLIFQQLEIDHYVGPARALPGAPPPALGSAPVLRAFGVTDDGVSVCCHIHGFAPYFYTPAPPGFGPEHLAELQRELSAAISRDQRSGKELAGPPVLAVELCARESMFGYHGHGPAAFLRVTLALPRLLAPARRLLEQGLRLAGLGTPSFPPYEANVDFEIRFMVDADIVGCNWLELPAGKYDLRPEEKGKTTLCQLEADVLWSDVVSHPPEGPWQRIAPLRVLSFDIECAGRKGIFPEPERDPVIQICSLGLRWGEPEPFLRLALTLRPCAPILGAKVQSYEREDQLLQAWAAFIRIMDPDVITGYNIQNFDLPYLISRAQTLKVPSFPFLGRVAGLRSTIRDSSFQSKQTGRRDSKVVSMVGRVQMDMLQVLLREYKLRSYTLNAVSFHFLGEQKEDVQHSIITDLQNGNEQTRRRLAVYCLKDAFLPLRLLERLMVLVNAMEMARVTGVPLGYLLSRGQQVKVVSQLLRQAMREGLVMPVVKTEGGEDYTGATVIEPLKGYYDVPIATLDFSSLYPSIMMAHNLCYTTLLRPGAAQKLGLTSDQFIKTPTGDEFVKTSVRKGLLPQILENLLSARKRAKAELAKETDPLRRQVLDGRQLALKVSANSVYGFTGAQVGKLPCLEISQSVTGFGRQMIEKTKQLVESKYTVENGYSTDAKVVYGDTDSVMCRFGVSSVAEAMALGREAADWVSGHFPSPIRLEFEKVYFPYLLISKKRYAGLLFSSRPDAHDRMDCKGLEAVRRDNCPLVANLVTASLRRLLIDRDPAGAVAHAQDVISDLLCNRIDISQLVITKELTRAAADYAGKQAHVQLAERMRKRDPGSAPSLGDRVPYVIIGAAKGVAAYMKSEDPLFVLEHSLPIDTQYYLEQQLAKPLLRIFEPILGEGRAEAVLLRGEHTRCKTVLTGKVGGLLAFAQRRSCCVGCRSVLSHQGAVCRFCQPRESELYQKEVSHLNALEERFSRLWTQCQRCQGSLHEDVICTSRDCPIFYMRKKVRKDLEDQEQLLRRFGPPGPEAW, from the exons ATGGATGGCAAGCGGCGACCAGGCTCGGAGCCTGGGGTGCCCCCGAAACGGGCCCGTGGGGGCCTGTGGGACGAGGACGAGGCACCTCGGCCGTCCCAGTTCGAGGAGGAGCTGGCGCTGATGGAGGAGATGGAGGCGGAGCACAGATTGcaagagcaggaggaggaggagctgcgGTCGGCCGTGGAGGGGGCTGCAGACG GCCACTTCTCCCCGGCAGACATCGATCCCCGCTGGCTTcggcctgccccgccccccctgGACCCCCAGGAGGAGCCCCTCATCTTCCAGCAGCTGGAGATCGACCACTATGTGG GCCCAGCGCGGGCCCTGCCCGGGGCGCCCCCTCCGGCCCTCGGCTCCGCACCTGTGCTCCGCGCCTTCGGGGTCACCGACGACGGCGTCTCAGTCTGCTGCCACATCCACGGCTTCGCGCCCTACTTCTACACGCCCGCGCCCCCCG gtttCGGGCCCGAGCACCTGGCCGAGCTGCAGCGGGAGCTGAGCGCCGCCATCAGCCGGGACCAGCGCAGCGGGAAGGAGCTCGCGGGGCCGCCGGTGCTGGCCGTGGAGCTGTGCGCGCGCGAGA GCATGTTCGGGTACCACGGGCACGGCCCCGCCGCCTTCCTGCGCGTCACGCTGGCCCTGCCGCGCCTGCTggcccccgcccgccgcctgctGGAGCAGGGCCTGCGCCTGGCCGGCCTCGGCACCCCCAGCTTCCCGCCCTACGAGGCCAACGTGGACTTCGAGATCCG GTTCATGGTGGACGCGGACATCGTGGGCTGCAACTGGCTGGAGCTGCCGGCTGGCAAATACGACCTGAGGCCCGAGGAGAAGGGCAAG ACGACGCTGTGCCAGCTGGAGGCCGACGTGCTGTGGTCGGACGTGGTGAGCCACCCGCCAGAGGGGCCTTGGCAGCGCATCGCGCCCCTGCGCGTGCTCAGCTTCGACATCGAGTGCGCCGGCCGCAAAG GCATCTTCCCTGAGCCGGAGCGGGACCCTGTCATCCAGATCTGCTCGCTGGGCCTGCGCTGGGGTGAGCCGGAGCCCTTCCTGCGCCTGGCGCTCACCCTGCGGCCCTGCGCGCCCATCCTGGGCGCCAAGGTGCAGAGCTACGAGCGGGAGGACCAGCTGCTGCAG GCTTGGGCGGCCTTCATCCGCATCATGGATCCCGACGTGATCACTGGCTACAACATCCAGAACTTCGACCTCCCGTACCTCATTTCCCGCGCCCAGACGCTCAAG GTGCCGTCCTTCCCCTTCCTGGGCCGCGTGGCTGGCCTCCGCTCCACCATCCGGGACTCCTCGTTCCAGTCCAAGCAGACGGGCCGGCGGGACAGCAAGGTGGTCAGCATGGTGGGCCGCGTGCAGATGGACATGCTGCAG GTGCTGCTGCGGGAGTACAAGCTGCGCTCCTACACGCTCAACGCCGTGAGCTTCCACTTCCTGGGCGAGCAGAAGGAGGACGTGCAGCACAGCATCATCACCGACCTGCAG AACGGGAACGAGCAGACGCGCCGCCGCCTGGCCGTGTACTGCCTCAAGGACGCCTTCCTGCCGCTGCGCCTGCTGGAGCGCCTCATGGTGCTGGTGAACGCCATGGAGATGGCGCGCGTCACGGGCGTGCCCCTCGGCTACCTGCTCAGCCGAGGCCAGCAGGTCAAGGTCGTGTCCCAGCTGCTGCGGCAG GCCATGCGCGAGGGGCTGGTGATGCCGGTGGTGAAGACGGAGGGAGGCGAGGACTACACGGGCGCCACCGTCATCGAGCCGCTCAAGGG GTACTACGACGTCCCCATCGCCACCCTGGACTTCTCCTCGCTGTACCCGTCCATCATGATGGCCCACAACCTGTGCTACACCACGCTCCTGCGGCCCGGGGCCGCCCAGAAGCTGGG CCTAACCTCGGACCAGTTCATCAAGACGCCCACGGGGGACGAGTTCGTGAAGACGTCGGTGCGCAAGGGGCTGCTGCCGCAGATCCTGGAGAACCTGCTCAGTGCCCGGAAGAG GGCCAAAGCAGAGCTGGCCAAGGAGACGGACCCGCTGCGCCGGCAGGTCTTGGATGGGCGGCAGCTGGCGCTGAAGGTGAGCGCCAACTCCGTGTACGGCTTCACCGGCGCCCAGGTGGGCAAGCTGCCGTGCCTGGAGATCTCTCAG AGCGTCACTGGCTTTGGGCGTCAGATGATCGAGAAGACAAAGCAACTGGTGGAGTCCAAGTACACGGTGGAAAACGGCTACAGCACCGACGCCAAG GTGGTGTACGGTGACACCGACTCTGTCATGTGCCGATTCGGCGTCTCCTCTGTGGCCGAGGCGATGGCCCTGGGGCGGGAGGCTGCAGACTGGGTGTCGGGCCACTTCCCCTCACCTATCCGGCTTGAGTTCGAGAAG GTCTACTTCCCCTACCTGCTCATCAGCAAGAAGCGCTACGCCGGCCTGCTCTTCTCCTCGCGCCCCGACGCCCACGACCGCATGGACTGCAAGGGGCTGGAGGCCGTGCGCAGGGACAACTGCCCCCTCGTGGCCAACCTCGTCACCGCCTCGCTGCGCCGCCTGCTCATCGACCG ggaCCCGGCGGGCGCCGTGGCCCACGCACAGGACGTCATCTCGGACCTGCTGTGCAATCGCATCGACATCTCCCAGCTGGTCATCACCAAGGAGCTGACGCGCGCGGCCGCCGACTACGCGGGCAAGCAGGCCCACGTGCAGCTGGCCGAGAG GATGAGGAAGCGGGACCCCGGGAGTGCGCCCAGCCTGGGCGACCGCGTGCCCTACGTGATCATTGGCGCCGCCAAGGGCGTGGCCGCCTACATGAAGTCCGAG GACCCGCTCTTCGTGCTGGAGCACAGCCTGCCCATCGACACGCAGTACTACCTGGAGCAGCAGCTCGCCAAGCCGCTCCTGCGCATCTTCGAGCCCATCCTGGGCGAGGGCCGCGCCGAGGCCGTGCTGCTGC GTGGGGAGCACACCCGCTGCAAGACGGTGCTCACGGGCAAGGTGGGCGGCCTCCTGGCCTTCGCCCAGCGCCGCAGCTGCTGCGTCGGCTGCCGCTCCGTGCTCAGCCACCAGG GAGCCGTGTGCAGGTTCTGCCAGCCCCGGGAGTCGGAGCTGTACCAGAAGGAG GTGTCCCACCTGAACGCCCTGGAGGAGCGCTTCTCGCGCCTCTGGACGCAGTGCCAGCGCTGCCAGGGCAGCCTGCACGAGGACGTCATCTGCACCAG CCGGGACTGCCCCATCTTCTACATGCGCAAGAAGGTGCGGAAGGACCTGGAGGACCAGGAGCAGCTGCTGAGGCGCTTCGGGCCCCCCGGCCCCGAGGCCTGGTGA